Proteins found in one Dermacentor silvarum isolate Dsil-2018 chromosome 8, BIME_Dsil_1.4, whole genome shotgun sequence genomic segment:
- the LOC119460716 gene encoding torsin-2A-like, which produces MGKKRLAITYPGYEPEYARTNSVPKKRLAITYPGHELNTKLATKKCSRDIYRHRETTSSLECVDRQWLCMNSFWQAKWSTIPKKFVTRYIPVVWSFLQACVSLGCLFLVFLFFYPQCLDSSELQVEALNLTLQQHLVGQDIAINRTVTAIARYLNSSESAASFPLVLVYVGCSGCGKTYALSLIAKHYPHTETLVASHKIALTRKTGNDLLHWLRYSLSSWRPNVIVIDDVDLGLDTVRPSLLDDSFSTQLEAVLSTWEKARVQRGQAVIFVMSLSGGGNVAEGFALKQIADVHKRETAEDIEKLIEAYRDMFPPWLKNAEIVPFLPLTKGDVKECVLRQLAEQTLKSRAKVLALSGGVDSLLQAFTFYPVDNPVFSKSGCKEVPIKIALGEL; this is translated from the exons ATGGGGAAGAAACGCTTGGCTATTACTTATCCAGGATATGAGCCAGAGTACGCTCGAACAA ACTCGGTGCCAAAAAAGCGTTTGGCCATTACTTATCCCGGTCATGAGCTGAATACAAAGCTGGCGACGAAAAAATGCTCCC GAGACATCTACCGCCATAGAGAAACAACCTCATCATTGGAATGTGTAGACCGGCAGTGGTTGTGTATGAACAGTTTTTGGCAGGCCAAGTGGAGTACGATTCCAAAAAAATTCGTCACGCGCTACATACCCGTCGTCTGGTCGTTCCTGCAAGCCTGCGTCTCGCTAGGCTGCCTTTTCCTGGTCTTCCTCTTCTTTTACCCCCAATGCCTCGACTCAAGTGAGCTGCAG GTGGAGGCGCTTAACCTCACACTTCAGCAGCATCTTGTTGGCCAGGACATTGCCATAAATCGGACAGTGACTGCCATAGCACGCTATTTGAATAGCAGTGAATCTGCAGCATCATTTCCACTTGTGCTTGTGTACGTTGGCTGCTCCGGGTGTGGAAAGACGTATGCACTGTCGCTAATTGCGAAGCACTATCCACATACTGAGACTCTGGTTGCATCACACAAGATAGCACTTACACGCAAAACAGGGAACGACCTGTTACACTGGCTGCGGTACTCCTTGTCATCGTGGCGGCCAAACGTTATTGTCATCGATGATGTCGACCTTGGGCTTGACACAGTTCGGCCTAGTCTGCTGGATGATTCATTCAGCACACAACTGGAGGCTGTTCTTTCAACTTGGGAGAAGGCAAGAGTGCAGAGAGGTCAAGCAGTGATCTTCGTTATGTCACTGAGTGGTGGAGGTAATGTGGCAGAGGGTTTTGCGTTGAAGCAGATTGCTGATGTGCACAAGCGGGAAACTGCAGAAGACATTGAAAAGCTTATTGAGGCGTACCGAGACATGTTTCCGCCGTGGTTAAAAAATGCAGAAATTGTGCCTTTCCTGCCCCTGACCAAGGGTGATGTAAAAGAATGCGTACTGAGGCAACTGGCAGAGCAAACACTAAAATCCCGAGCCAAAGTACTGGCACTCTCTGGTGGTGTTGACAGTCTATTGCAAGCATTTACATTTTACCCTGTGGACAACCCTGTCTTCTCAAAATCCGGCTGCAAGGAAGTGCCTATCAAGATTGCACTGGGTGAACTCTGA